CAATGCAGAATTCAACTGTTTTTCCCCTTGGAGAGAAAGGACCTCGGAGCAGCCCCTTAACAGCTTCACCGCCAATAAAGCTACTAACAAGGGTAGAACAGTTGAAACTGCTAACTAAAGCAGAGAAAGCCGGCCTGCTATCAGCAGCAGAGAAGTTTGGGCTCTCTCTATCGACGATTGAGAAACTGGGACTCCTCTCTAAGGCAGAAGAACTAGGAGTCCTTTCAGCAGCTACAGACCCTGGTACACCTGGGGCTTTGTTGAGTCTGAGCTTAATTCTGCTGCTCTTGGGTCCCTCTTGTGTTTACCTTGTCCCTGAGGAATACCCCTGGGAGGTAGCATTGCAGGCTGTGGTTGTTTTGCTCTCTGTGGTTGGTGGTTCTGCATCTTTTGCTGCATCAAATCTTGTATCCAACTTGCAGAAAGCAAACTGAATATGGGAATTCCAACAATGTTTCCGATGCTTggttatcaattttttgttaCATAATATGATTGCTGAGGTATCGCCATATTACTGTTTCAACATTCAATGACATGCCTTTGCATAATTGCATCAAATCAcaatattagtttttttgttttagatatataaataagtaaacaaatTTCGTTAAAACAGCAAAGGAGCGCCCGAAATAGTATCAACTTAAGCGATTGTCACGCACACACCACCAAACAATTTGATGCAGAAGAGAGGAACATAGACAAAAACGACAAGATAGTAAAAAGTCAACATTCCCCAAACATCAATAAATCCCATTTTATTGTACCCAAAATTCTACATCATCTACGGAGCTTGAAATCAGCTACTGATGTAAAGTATTCCTCCGTGTGAAGGGTTAGATACAGAGAATTACTGTTACAAAACCAACATGCTTTATGACAGGATACATTAATCACACcc
The Quercus lobata isolate SW786 chromosome 10, ValleyOak3.0 Primary Assembly, whole genome shotgun sequence DNA segment above includes these coding regions:
- the LOC115962892 gene encoding uncharacterized protein LOC115962892 — translated: MMEAIPSFSSRGVPVINSSTRRKNARTENYATSSTLLIKSMATQKPLPSAAKTIGSKKNSTVFPLGEKGPRSSPLTASPPIKLLTRVEQLKLLTKAEKAGLLSAAEKFGLSLSTIEKLGLLSKAEELGVLSAATDPGTPGALLSLSLILLLLGPSCVYLVPEEYPWEVALQAVVVLLSVVGGSASFAASNLVSNLQKAN